From a single Dromaius novaehollandiae isolate bDroNov1 chromosome 13, bDroNov1.hap1, whole genome shotgun sequence genomic region:
- the CX3CL1 gene encoding fractalkine yields MKTVSLQVLFVLRVLWLGTLTEGQPKASLKCSTECGHFTSKIPEKRIKSYRRTEPQCTKQGIIFITQKSLEICADPGEDWVKKVIWKLDQRKASAASPLPHAATSAAVPEDSGIFHRHVGLKVTASSQATAPTSTFQGAGTTVSEGINAPPLRTEVSSKPTPAMQYITQFSTGSSPVVWEIAAHSEISSEANRDSTKAIAHSTTYAAGMVPNQSIPYSMALVHGFENSVGSTEEPIEYTANATADVPDMTSPSLNSDPVSVTEASDHSVDSTGESLGPKSARATTADIASRHFNSDLPSILGSTEITTTPTTPFPAVPPDATSVSTLNPTTVINEGFSAHTNKVFGSWTDAFDTGTSEHSSPLGKQDLPDTSAFTSQTFSGQARAQLTTKKPNEPPFPIFLSRSQMHFVILASLIGGLIACSAAAVWLYKKLGIKKEAMPMETIQGLLYQQEGHQASVYPVGVI; encoded by the exons ATGAAGACTGTTTCTCTGCAGGTCCTGTTTGTGCTGAGGGTCTTGTGGCTGGGGACCCTGACTGAAG gGCAACCTAAAGCATCTCTGAAGTGTTCAACGGAGTGTGGCCATTTTACATCCAAGATACCTGAGAAGCGGATAAAAAGCTATCGCAGGACTGAACCACAATGCACCAAACAAGGCATCAT aTTTATTACCCAGAAGTCTTTGGAGATTTGTGCGGATCCAGGAGAGGACTGGGTGAAGAAGGTCATATGGAAATTGGACCAGAGAAAGGCCTCAGCAGCATCCCCACTTCCACATGCTGCCACTTCAGCAGCAGTGCCAGAAGATTCTGGCATTTTTCACAGACATGTCGGTCTTAAAGTAACAGCTTCATCTCAAGCCACTGCTCCAACCAGTACTTTTCAAGGGGCTGGCACGACAGTTTCGGAGGGTATAAATGCTCCTCCTCTCAGGACAGAGGTATCCAGCAAACCCACACCAGCCATGCAGTACATCACACAGTTCTCTACAGGATCGTCCCCTGTGGTATGGGAAATTGCTGCCCACTCTGAAATTAGTTCAGAAGCAAACAGAGATTCCACAAAAGCTATTGCACATTCAACAACTTATGCAGCAGGCATGGTCCCCAACCAGTCTATCCCATATTCCATGGCCCTTGTGCatggctttgagaactctgtagGATCTACAGAAGAACCTATAGAATATACTGCAAATGCTACAGCTGATGTTCCAGACATGACTTCTCCTAGCTTGAATTCAGACCCTGTGTCCGTTACCGAAGCATCAGACCATTCTGTGGATTCCACAGGTGAATCCCTAGGCCCTAAAAGTGCAAGAGCCACCACAGCAGACATTGCTTCTAGGCATTTTAATTCAGATCTTCCCTCCATACTAGGCAGTACTGAGATTACCACAACCCCAACAACACCTTTTCCAGCTGTTCCACCAGATGCTACTTCAGTTTCTACTTTAAACCCCACAACTGTCATAAACGAAGGTTTTTCTGCCCACACCAACAAAGTTTTTGGTTCCTGGACGGATGCTTTTGATACTGGAACATCTGAACATTCATCACCTTTAGGAAAGCAAGATCTTCCAGATACATCAGCTTTTACTAGTCAAACATTCTCAGGCCAAGCCAGAGCACAGCTGACTACAAAAAAACCAAATGAGCCACCTTTTCCCATCTTCTTGTCAAGATCCCAAATGCACTTTGTCATCCTAGCTTCTCTGATAGGTGGTCTGATTgcttgcagtgctgctgctgtatGGCTATATAAAAAATTGGGAATCAAAAAAGAAGCAATGCCAATGGAAACGATACAGGGCTTGCTTTACCAGCAGGAGGGACATCAAGCCAGTGTCTATCCAGTGGGAGTAATCTGA
- the CCL17 gene encoding C-C motif chemokine 17 gives MLSVGTVLVLMLLLTFSSHCAAVPYTPTECCFSYIKHTVRSANLKDSYETSKECFLPAIVFETKNGNKVCADPNLPWVVKAVQKFQKKKSAHAP, from the exons ATGCTCAGCGTGGGGACAGTCCTGGTGCTCATGCTGCTCCTCACCTTCTCTTCACACTGCGCAGCAG tccCTTACACACCTACAGAATGCTGCTTCAGTTATATAAAACATACTGTCCGATCTGCTAATCTGAAGGATTCCTATGAGACCTCCAAGGAGTGTTTCCTTCCAGCAATCGT GTTTGAGACTAAGAATGGGAACAAGGTCTGCGCAGACCCAAACCTGCCCTGGGTGGTGAAAGCAGttcagaaatttcaaaaaaagaagagTGCTCATGCTCCATGA